The following are from one region of the Paenibacillus protaetiae genome:
- a CDS encoding glycosyltransferase: MGSVDLNINKYKNKDGKRGLSMKNIYICFLREESDIIGILNKIKQQCIAIDNIGIKSFLVISRNDSVVLYEVINEVLVEIISQKYTKFALYNENHKRIFKKISSFIRLKEFLNFAQKQIIYRSADSVYIRNIQPITLDVVKFIKFISKSNHKIYWEIPTYSKNKEKELSFNNFMHKYISTYLTGNVAIAAEEGLNKKGYIFTTNGVNSKNIRMKRNADHQNFNLVCVATFDYWHGYDRLIEGLNNYYKNNNNYRTVSLHMVGNGNLQPLKDLVEKHNLGKYVTFHGVLVGEKLDDLFDQMDIAVGNLGFHRVGVYADTSIKIREYCARGIPFVTALKDSDFPSEFIYRKKVPADESAIDIVSIIEFYDKLNQSQDYSNVMRLFACNNLSWEMKMKFILE; this comes from the coding sequence ATGGGTAGTGTGGACCTTAATATTAACAAGTATAAAAATAAGGATGGAAAAAGAGGTCTTAGTATGAAAAATATTTATATTTGTTTTCTGAGAGAAGAATCAGATATTATTGGAATATTAAATAAAATAAAACAACAGTGCATTGCCATTGATAATATAGGAATTAAATCATTCTTGGTAATTTCAAGAAACGATTCAGTTGTATTATATGAAGTAATTAATGAAGTTCTGGTAGAGATCATATCACAAAAGTATACAAAATTTGCTTTGTATAATGAAAATCACAAAAGAATTTTTAAGAAAATCTCCAGTTTTATCAGATTAAAAGAGTTTTTAAACTTTGCTCAAAAACAAATTATTTATAGGTCAGCTGATTCAGTTTACATTAGAAATATACAACCAATAACATTGGATGTTGTTAAATTCATAAAATTTATTTCTAAATCAAATCATAAAATATATTGGGAGATACCTACATATTCAAAAAATAAAGAAAAAGAACTAAGCTTTAATAATTTTATGCATAAATATATAAGCACTTATTTAACAGGAAATGTTGCCATAGCTGCTGAAGAAGGATTAAATAAAAAAGGATATATATTTACAACAAATGGTGTGAACAGCAAGAATATAAGGATGAAACGAAATGCAGATCATCAGAATTTTAATTTGGTTTGCGTTGCTACATTTGATTATTGGCATGGCTATGATCGACTTATTGAAGGATTGAATAATTACTATAAAAATAATAATAATTATAGAACAGTAAGTCTTCATATGGTAGGTAATGGTAACCTGCAACCGTTGAAAGACTTAGTTGAAAAACATAATTTAGGTAAGTATGTTACATTTCACGGGGTATTAGTAGGAGAAAAATTAGACGATTTGTTTGATCAAATGGACATTGCTGTTGGAAACCTTGGATTCCATAGAGTAGGTGTTTATGCTGACACTTCTATAAAAATCCGTGAATATTGTGCGAGAGGAATTCCTTTTGTAACTGCTCTAAAAGATAGTGATTTTCCAAGCGAATTCATTTATAGAAAAAAAGTACCTGCTGATGAATCTGCCATTGATATTGTAAGCATTATTGAATTTTATGATAAGTTAAACCAGTCACAAGATTATTCTAATGTAATGCGCCTATTTGCTTGCAATAATCTTTCATGGGAAATGAAGATGAAATTTATTTTAGAGTAA